Proteins encoded by one window of Anopheles maculipalpis chromosome 2RL, idAnoMacuDA_375_x, whole genome shotgun sequence:
- the LOC126557321 gene encoding midasin, translated as MPTQKKKVKKATETSESKPAVDIKQEPEELKPLGAYVDDRLELIRQVFSCVKPKEIKYLLPDFLEGKSNDVIKERCLDELLGISTKRLHSIINNTKCPTDTESSSEEEGSDVEKIEEHISLDEISSDSDVDSKRTSKRGKKADASKQTDERNGEPKSEKEMTVLELLELQARARAIRSQLALEPVTKIEIDSEHEAEDGGRHGDVDTDDESKQSGSKSSEQAKNGNHFKKENNNSNSLQQTKRVRLKRNFRIRKVGDEEDDEHEVSSNPPDNGREKSTEKSMEAVELEEKVTENPDPEEKATESDNLIDDKNPTTDQALSENATEKDTETTIDSDANVVTAVVTDENAPLPDVANDAIEKDTPVPEDATELRKPDEGNETRESSPEVIPVEASPETLCISSDSEEERLAKERASIFVPNIEELDRQAKKPPTPEPEKPAEDTEPEEGEISEEEPLVEEEPIIAEQQADPTDKAATETEQPLGDEGEKDDGTDHVKIQDTVAETTVEAAQETVVQTLSSGSEGSDGSSSSGSSSESSSEAEEDEEAKAEPTKMDHSAQDDEDIVEIHDSGDENLLLEDKPPEEEVPKSWNSRWLKSNRVAKVMAASRLGNKVREKLKKKKQIQQAAEQQQAQQEPPVVANLELSQASPKLVDTVAELPPNFELGSVEHYRELVAKQQQEGKQD; from the exons ATGCCTacacaaaagaagaaagtaaAGAAAGCAACCGAAACCAGCGAAAGTAAACCTGCCGTCGACATTAAACAAGAGCCGGAAGAGTTGAAACCGCTCGGTGCCTACGTTGACGACCGGCTCGAGCTGATACGGCAAGTGTTTTCCTGTGTAAAGCCGAAAGAGATCAAGTACCTTTTGCCCGATTTTCTGGAGGGAAAGTCGAACGATGTGATAAAGGAGCGCTGTTTGGATGAGCTGCTCGGTATCTCTACCAAGCGGCTACACTCAATCATCAACAATACAAAATGTCCCACTGACACGGAATCGTCGTCGGAGGAGGAAGGGTCAGATGTGGAAAAAATAGAAG agcaCATTTCCTTGGATGAAATTTCTTCCGATTCCGACGTTGACTCGAAGCGAACATCGAAGCGAGGTAAAAAAG CCGATGCCTCGAAGCAAACCGATGAAAGGAACGGTGAACCAAAAT CGGAAAAGGAGATGACGGTGCTTGAGTTGCTTGAGCTGCAAGCTCGTGCACGTGCTATCCGATCGCAGCTAGCGCTGGAACCGGTAACGAAGATAGAAATCGATTCCGAACATGAAGCTGAGGATGGTGGTCGTCACGGTGACGTCGACACGGACGATGAATCTAAACAGTCTGGTTCAAAATCATCCGAGCaagcgaaaaatggaaatcattttaagaaggaaaacaacaacagcaactccCTACAACAAACCAAGCGTGTACGGTTGAAGCGTAACTTCCGCATACGGAAGGTTGGTGATGAAGAGGATGATGAGCACGAGGTGTCCAGCAATCCACCCGATAATGGGCGTGAAAAATCTACCGAAAAATCGATGGAAGCAGTAGAGTTGGAAGAGAAAGTGACGGAAAACCCGGATCCGGAAGAAAAGGCGACTGAATCGGATAATTTAATTGACGATAAAAATCCCACCACCGACCAAGCTCTGTCAGAAAACGCTACAGAAAAAGACACCGAAACAACGATCGATTCGGATGCAAACGTCGTCACTGCTGTTGTGACAGATGAAAACGCACCACTACCAGATGTCGCTAATGATGCAATTGAAAAGGATACTCCTGTTCCGGAAGATGCTACCGAACTCCGCAAGCCCGATGAAGGTAATGAAACACGCGAAAGCTCGCCGGAAGTTATTCCCGTCGAGGCAAGCCCAGAAACATTGTGCATTTCGTCCGATTCCGAGGAAGAACGGCTTGCAAAGGAACGTGCCTCTATTTTCGTACCGAACATAGAGGAACTGGACCGTCAGGCTAAGAAACCGCCgacaccggaaccggaaaagcCGGCGGAAGATACGGAACCGGAGGAAGGTGAAATTTCCGAAGAAGAACCACTAGTAGAAGAAGAACCGATAATTGCAGAGCAGCAGGCCGATCCGACGGATAAAGCAGCTACGGAAACAGAGCAGCCCCTGGGAGATGAAGGTGAAAAAGATGACGGAACGGATCATGTTAAAATTCAGGACACTGTGGCGGAAACGACAGTTGAAGCCGCTCAAGAAACAGTAGTGCAAACGTTATCCTCGGGTAGTGAAGGATCGGATGGGTCCAGTAGTAGCGGTAGCTCGTCCGAGAGCTCATCAGAGGCCGAGGAGGACGAGGAAGCTAAAGCTGAACCAACCAAGATGGATCACTCGGCACAGGACGACGAGGACATTGTGGAGATACATGATTCTGGTGATGAAAATCTACTGCTGGAAGATAAACCGCCCGAGGAGGAAGTGCCAAAGTCTTGGAACTCGCGATGGCTGAAGAGCAATCGTGTTGCGAAGGTAATGGCCGCATCGCGGCTAGGCAACAAAGTGCGcgaaaagttgaagaaaaagaaacaaatacaaCAAGCCGCTGAGCAGCAACAGGCACAACAGGAACCTCCCGTAGTGGCCAATTTGGAGCTTTCTCAAGCGTCACCGAAACTGGTCGATACTGTTGCGGAATTGCCCCCCAACTTTGAACTTGGCTCGGTAGAGCATTATCGGGAACTGGtcgcaaagcagcagcaagaaggCAAGCAAGATTAG